One stretch of Streptomyces sp. A2-16 DNA includes these proteins:
- a CDS encoding sugar ABC transporter permease → MRQPSARRRRAGCLFCLPGMAFLALFLAYPLLYNVWTSVHDVDLGQLLGGAERFTGLDNYRTVADDPAFWHSVRLSLVFTLSSLLLQFTIGFALALLFARPFPFNGLLRSLLLTAWLLPPVVSGTLFRWMLDAESGAYNALLEPVGLSHDWLTDPSTSLAGVVFANVWIGVPFNMLLLLVGLHTIDPQLHEAAAIDGASAWQRFRHITLPLMRPVSVTVLLLGLLYTFKVFDLVFVMTGGGPVDATRVLSLYVYEVFFTSFRFGEGAAAALLLLVVPLLAGVLYVRRLRREDEAPTGGAV, encoded by the coding sequence ATGAGACAGCCCTCCGCGCGCCGCCGCCGCGCCGGCTGCCTCTTCTGCCTGCCGGGCATGGCCTTCCTCGCCCTCTTCCTGGCCTACCCCCTCCTCTACAACGTGTGGACGTCCGTCCACGACGTCGACCTGGGCCAACTCCTCGGCGGGGCCGAACGGTTCACCGGACTCGACAACTACCGGACCGTGGCCGACGATCCCGCCTTCTGGCACTCCGTGCGCCTCTCCCTGGTCTTCACCCTGAGCTCACTGCTGCTCCAGTTCACCATCGGCTTCGCCCTGGCCCTGCTCTTCGCCCGCCCCTTCCCCTTCAACGGACTGCTGCGCTCCCTGCTGCTGACCGCCTGGCTGCTGCCCCCGGTGGTCAGCGGCACCCTCTTCCGCTGGATGCTGGACGCGGAGTCCGGCGCCTACAACGCCCTGCTGGAGCCGGTCGGCCTGTCCCACGACTGGCTCACCGACCCGTCCACCTCCCTGGCGGGGGTGGTCTTCGCCAACGTCTGGATCGGCGTGCCCTTCAACATGCTGCTGCTCCTGGTAGGACTGCACACCATCGACCCACAGCTGCACGAGGCGGCCGCCATCGACGGAGCGAGCGCCTGGCAGCGCTTCCGCCACATCACCCTCCCCCTGATGCGTCCCGTCTCCGTGACCGTCCTCCTCCTCGGACTCCTCTACACCTTCAAGGTCTTCGACCTCGTCTTCGTGATGACCGGCGGCGGCCCCGTCGACGCCACCCGCGTGCTCTCCCTCTACGTCTACGAGGTCTTCTTCACGTCCTTCCGGTTCGGCGAGGGCGCGGCGGCGGCCCTGCTGCTGCTCGTCGTACCCCTGCTGGCGGGGGTCCTGTACGTACGACGGCTGCGCCGCGAGGACGAGGCGCCCACCGGAGGTGCCGTATGA
- a CDS encoding TIM-barrel domain-containing protein encodes MHPRDRTPWVAPPPRLVPVGLDPLADAVVACADKNGATLDVRTAAGRTGTLRLRPATGNSLRITLRLDGVPTTPRVRVVTPPEGTRCLIEQSPDTLTLHLDTLRLDIRLSPPVLELTDPHLRQATDVSDPGDRTTVLPLGVTELADGRLAHHDSWFAEPDEHFYGLGERFTGPDLRGQHVDCWVEDAQGSTGTRSYKAVPFLLSSRGYAVLVDTTTAVSFDLAHHNTGAWSLTVPDEELDYYLITGTPAECLRTYRDLTGPALLPPDWAFGTWISGGFRRDSADEVRARARRIRELGFPCDVLHIDTYWQRPGCWSDMEWDPEAFPDPRGLMTDLAGQGFHVSLWMNPYISVDSPRFAELDSKGWFLRTASGGTWIGQVWGGAHPDSAVLDLTRPAAADWLRDRVRRVLDTGVSVLKTDFGEAVPVAAVAYDGMTGDRLHNLYPLLYNDLVAEVTREVAGHGLTWGRSTWTGGQRHGAKWTGDPDTGWPDLASTLRAGLSLSLSGHPFWSHDIGGFHGTPDPELFVRWAQFGLLSPLSRFHGTTSRLPWDFGEEAYRAVLHAARLRTALLPYVHRAAADAVRTGEPLARPMALDHPGRPDAHAADLQYLLGPDLLVAPLYAPGGRRQVWFPPGKWLPYTGTAGPVGGPAWRPVRLPLATAPLWVRGGAHVL; translated from the coding sequence ATGCACCCCCGTGACCGCACACCCTGGGTGGCACCGCCCCCGCGCCTGGTCCCCGTCGGACTGGATCCCCTGGCCGACGCCGTCGTCGCCTGCGCCGACAAGAACGGCGCGACCCTCGACGTCCGTACGGCGGCCGGACGTACCGGCACGCTCCGTCTGCGCCCCGCGACGGGCAACTCCCTGCGCATCACGCTGCGGCTGGACGGCGTCCCCACCACACCCCGGGTCCGCGTCGTCACCCCACCCGAGGGCACCCGCTGTCTGATCGAACAGTCCCCGGACACCCTCACCCTGCACCTCGACACCCTGCGCCTCGACATCCGACTCTCACCTCCGGTGCTGGAGTTGACGGACCCTCACCTGAGACAGGCGACCGACGTCAGCGACCCCGGCGACCGCACGACCGTCCTGCCCCTCGGCGTCACCGAACTCGCCGACGGCCGACTCGCCCACCACGACAGCTGGTTCGCCGAGCCCGACGAGCACTTCTACGGCCTCGGTGAACGCTTCACCGGCCCGGACCTGCGCGGACAGCATGTGGACTGCTGGGTCGAGGACGCCCAGGGCTCGACCGGCACCCGCTCCTACAAGGCGGTGCCGTTCCTGCTCTCCAGCCGGGGTTACGCCGTCCTCGTGGACACCACCACGGCGGTTTCCTTCGACCTCGCGCACCACAACACCGGCGCCTGGTCGCTGACCGTCCCCGACGAGGAGCTCGACTACTACCTGATCACCGGCACCCCCGCCGAGTGCCTGCGCACCTACCGCGACCTGACCGGTCCCGCCCTGTTGCCCCCCGACTGGGCCTTCGGCACCTGGATCTCCGGCGGCTTCCGCCGGGACAGCGCGGACGAGGTACGCGCGCGAGCCCGCCGTATCCGCGAACTCGGCTTCCCCTGCGACGTGTTGCACATCGACACCTACTGGCAGCGGCCCGGCTGCTGGTCGGACATGGAGTGGGACCCCGAGGCGTTCCCGGACCCCCGCGGGCTGATGACCGACCTGGCCGGACAGGGCTTCCACGTCTCGCTCTGGATGAACCCGTACATCAGCGTCGACAGCCCCCGCTTCGCCGAGCTCGACAGCAAGGGCTGGTTCCTGCGCACCGCTTCGGGCGGCACCTGGATCGGACAGGTCTGGGGCGGCGCGCATCCGGACTCGGCCGTCCTCGACCTGACCCGTCCCGCCGCCGCCGACTGGCTCCGGGACCGTGTCCGCCGGGTGCTGGACACCGGGGTCTCGGTCCTGAAGACCGACTTCGGCGAGGCGGTGCCCGTGGCGGCGGTGGCGTACGACGGCATGACCGGCGACCGGCTGCACAACCTCTACCCCCTCCTCTACAACGACCTGGTCGCCGAGGTCACCCGGGAGGTCGCGGGCCACGGCCTGACCTGGGGCCGCTCCACCTGGACCGGCGGCCAGCGGCACGGCGCCAAGTGGACGGGCGACCCCGACACCGGCTGGCCGGACCTCGCCTCGACCCTGCGCGCCGGCCTCTCGCTGTCCCTGTCCGGTCACCCCTTCTGGAGCCACGACATCGGCGGCTTCCACGGCACACCGGACCCCGAACTCTTCGTCCGCTGGGCCCAGTTCGGCCTCCTGTCACCGCTCAGCCGGTTCCACGGCACGACTTCCCGGCTGCCGTGGGACTTCGGCGAGGAGGCGTACCGGGCCGTCCTGCACGCGGCCCGACTGCGCACCGCCCTGCTGCCCTACGTCCACCGGGCCGCCGCCGACGCGGTCCGCACCGGTGAGCCGCTCGCCCGCCCCATGGCCCTGGACCACCCCGGCCGCCCGGACGCCCACGCGGCCGACCTGCAGTACCTGCTGGGCCCGGACCTGCTGGTCGCCCCGCTGTACGCGCCCGGAGGACGACGGCAGGTGTGGTTCCCGCCGGGCAAGTGGCTGCCGTACACGGGCACCGCGGGGCCGGTCGGCGGTCCGGCTTGGCGGCCCGTCCGCCTTCCGCTCGCCACCGCACCCCTGTGGGTGCGGGGCGGAGCGCACGTTCTGTGA
- a CDS encoding sugar ABC transporter substrate-binding protein, with amino-acid sequence MSYSVDRRGFLRVSGAAAATAALGLASCSSDTSGPVTLSWWDYFTLDNFQPGMNRLIKDIEAGVPDVRIERRTFPFAELERQITLGAISGDLPDLAIVDNVSMNTLGGSRLLADLTARVDAWGQADAYYKGPWSGCQVGGKTLGIPNNSNCLALYCNTRMLEAAGVEPPTTWDELAATAQKLTSGDRYGLALSAIRTEEGVFQFLPFLWQAGGDLDSFSTYGATALAFLDELIAKGSLSEQCVGWTQQDVNTRFLNQRAAMQINGPWQIPTLKKADFDWNVVPLPRDKEAATCLGGENWVVMAGSKHVDKAWEVLEYTQRPSVLVPYLVSFGELPARKDLADRGSWASDPALRLFLSQLPLARPRQYGAHYAEASQAVAEAQQAVLTGSASPSAAARTAAKKIDKALGEQ; translated from the coding sequence ATGTCGTACTCCGTCGACCGCCGTGGCTTCCTGCGAGTCTCCGGCGCAGCGGCGGCCACCGCCGCCCTCGGCCTGGCCTCCTGCAGCTCGGACACGTCCGGCCCGGTGACCCTGAGCTGGTGGGACTACTTCACCCTGGACAACTTCCAGCCCGGAATGAACCGTCTGATCAAGGACATCGAGGCCGGTGTCCCGGACGTGCGGATCGAGCGGCGCACCTTCCCGTTCGCCGAGCTGGAACGGCAGATCACCCTGGGTGCGATCTCCGGGGACCTGCCCGACCTCGCCATCGTCGACAACGTCTCCATGAACACCCTCGGCGGCAGCCGGCTGCTCGCCGACCTCACCGCCAGAGTCGACGCATGGGGCCAGGCCGACGCGTACTACAAGGGACCGTGGTCCGGCTGCCAGGTCGGCGGAAAGACCCTCGGCATCCCCAACAACAGCAACTGCCTCGCCCTCTACTGCAACACCCGCATGCTCGAGGCCGCCGGTGTCGAACCCCCCACCACCTGGGACGAACTGGCCGCGACCGCGCAGAAGCTGACCAGCGGCGACCGCTACGGCCTGGCCCTGAGCGCGATCAGGACCGAGGAGGGCGTCTTCCAGTTCCTGCCGTTCCTCTGGCAGGCGGGCGGCGACCTGGACTCCTTCAGCACCTACGGCGCCACCGCGCTCGCCTTCCTCGACGAACTGATCGCCAAGGGCTCCCTGTCCGAGCAGTGCGTGGGCTGGACCCAGCAGGACGTCAACACCCGCTTCCTCAACCAGCGCGCCGCGATGCAGATCAACGGCCCCTGGCAGATCCCCACCCTGAAGAAGGCCGACTTCGACTGGAACGTCGTCCCGCTGCCCCGCGACAAGGAGGCCGCCACCTGCCTGGGCGGCGAGAACTGGGTCGTCATGGCGGGCAGCAAGCATGTGGACAAGGCGTGGGAGGTCCTGGAGTACACCCAGCGCCCCTCGGTCCTGGTGCCGTACCTGGTGTCCTTCGGCGAGCTGCCCGCCCGCAAGGACCTCGCCGACCGAGGCAGCTGGGCCTCCGACCCGGCCCTGCGGCTCTTCCTCAGCCAACTGCCCCTCGCCCGGCCGCGCCAGTACGGCGCCCACTACGCCGAAGCCTCGCAGGCCGTCGCGGAGGCGCAGCAGGCCGTGCTCACCGGATCGGCGTCCCCCTCCGCAGCGGCCAGGACCGCGGCCAAGAAGATCGACAAAGCCCTGGGCGAGCAATGA
- a CDS encoding substrate-binding domain-containing protein, whose amino-acid sequence MTARTGSDDSGGGTRTLGLLYPPAGRRGDYTTMQLAFVGGVAEAAAEHGYDLLLAPAGGHEDPSFARMIDHRRVDGVIVMEIRREDDRVEQLAEAGFPFVAIGRNHRAEVAGWVDLDFAGLAGGCVQHLADLGHRRIAFVNRSERLFDSGYGFARLGDEGYTEAMKKLLLTPHAYLCGDDLASGEGVVERILDDDPATTSLVTQNEAALEGVYRGLTRHGRSVPRDFSVVGVAASPWAEQVNPPLTAAEIPAKEMSRVAVDLMMRRLRSPDSPPRHVLLKPLITLRGSTGPCRPVPGSEPESDLPDFPDIDLDF is encoded by the coding sequence ATGACAGCGCGCACCGGCAGCGACGACTCCGGCGGCGGTACCCGCACGCTGGGGCTCCTCTACCCGCCCGCGGGCCGCCGGGGCGACTACACCACCATGCAGCTCGCCTTCGTCGGAGGGGTGGCCGAGGCCGCCGCCGAGCACGGCTACGACCTGCTGCTCGCGCCCGCGGGCGGTCACGAGGACCCCTCGTTCGCGAGGATGATCGACCACCGGCGGGTGGACGGCGTGATCGTCATGGAGATCCGGCGGGAGGACGACCGGGTGGAGCAACTGGCCGAGGCGGGATTCCCCTTCGTGGCCATCGGCCGCAACCACCGGGCCGAGGTGGCCGGCTGGGTCGACCTGGACTTCGCCGGTCTGGCCGGCGGCTGCGTCCAGCATCTCGCCGACCTCGGCCACCGCAGGATCGCCTTCGTCAACCGGTCCGAACGGCTCTTCGACAGCGGTTACGGCTTCGCCCGGCTCGGCGACGAGGGCTACACCGAGGCCATGAAGAAGCTGCTGCTCACCCCGCACGCCTACCTCTGCGGCGACGACCTCGCCTCGGGGGAGGGGGTCGTGGAGCGCATCCTCGACGACGATCCGGCCACGACCTCGCTGGTCACCCAGAACGAGGCGGCCCTGGAAGGCGTCTACCGCGGACTCACCCGGCACGGCCGCAGCGTGCCCCGCGACTTCTCCGTCGTCGGCGTCGCGGCGAGCCCGTGGGCCGAACAGGTGAACCCGCCCCTGACCGCCGCCGAGATACCCGCCAAGGAGATGAGCCGGGTCGCCGTCGACCTGATGATGAGGCGGCTGCGCTCACCCGACTCACCGCCCCGGCACGTCCTGCTGAAACCCCTGATCACCCTGCGCGGGAGCACCGGACCCTGCCGGCCGGTGCCGGGCTCGGAACCCGAGTCGGATCTTCCCGACTTCCCCGACATAGACCTAGATTTCTGA
- a CDS encoding glutamate-cysteine ligase family protein: MGRDVPALVFTREDRRRYRDKMHTCLDVLAQMLRESGFESERPQVGLEIELNLVGADGVPAMRNTEVLQAIADPAWSTELGRFNLEINIPPRRLLSGGPGSWEQEIRDALNHAEERAAAVGAHLIMVGILPTLGETDVGETALSGDPRYRLLNEQIFAARGEDLRIRVDGVERLAMYADAITPEAACTSTQFHLQVAPKEFADYWNAAQAVAGVQTALAANSPFLFGRELWRETRIPLFEQATDTRPQEIKAQGVRPRVWFGERWITSVFDLFEENVRYFPALLPICDEEDPQEALDGGGVPELGELTLHNGTIYRWNRPIYAVTDSGPHLRIENRVLPAGPTVADTIANGAFYYGLTRALVDDDRPVWTRMSFSVAEENLHTAARDGIDARLYWPGVGEVPVTELVLRRLLPLAHRGLELAGMDTEWREPLLGVIEQRCVTARNGAVWQVEAVHQLEKAGCDRQEALRRMTLMYKDYMHLNAPAHTWPVD, encoded by the coding sequence ATGGGACGTGACGTGCCGGCCCTGGTGTTCACGCGGGAGGACCGCCGACGGTACCGGGACAAGATGCACACCTGCCTCGACGTCCTCGCGCAGATGCTGCGCGAGTCCGGCTTCGAGAGCGAGCGGCCGCAGGTCGGGCTGGAGATCGAGCTGAACCTGGTGGGGGCGGACGGGGTCCCGGCGATGCGGAACACCGAGGTCCTCCAGGCGATCGCCGATCCCGCCTGGTCGACCGAGCTGGGCCGCTTCAATCTGGAGATCAACATTCCGCCCCGCCGTCTGCTGTCGGGCGGCCCGGGCTCCTGGGAGCAGGAGATCCGGGACGCCCTCAACCACGCCGAGGAACGCGCCGCCGCGGTCGGGGCGCATCTGATCATGGTGGGCATTCTGCCGACCCTGGGCGAAACGGACGTCGGCGAGACGGCGCTGTCCGGCGATCCGCGCTACCGGCTGCTCAACGAGCAGATCTTCGCGGCGCGCGGCGAGGACCTGCGGATCAGGGTGGACGGCGTGGAACGCCTCGCGATGTACGCCGACGCGATCACCCCCGAGGCCGCCTGCACCAGCACGCAGTTCCATCTCCAGGTCGCTCCCAAGGAGTTCGCGGACTACTGGAACGCGGCACAGGCGGTCGCGGGCGTGCAGACCGCCCTCGCCGCCAACTCCCCCTTCCTCTTCGGCAGGGAGCTGTGGCGCGAGACCCGGATCCCCCTCTTCGAGCAGGCCACCGACACCCGTCCCCAGGAGATCAAGGCACAGGGCGTACGGCCCCGGGTGTGGTTCGGGGAGCGGTGGATCACCAGCGTCTTCGACCTCTTCGAGGAGAACGTGCGCTACTTCCCCGCGCTCCTGCCGATCTGCGACGAGGAGGACCCGCAGGAGGCCCTGGACGGCGGCGGGGTCCCGGAGCTCGGCGAACTCACCCTGCACAACGGCACGATCTACCGCTGGAACCGTCCGATCTACGCCGTCACCGACAGCGGTCCGCACCTGCGCATCGAGAACCGGGTGCTGCCCGCCGGGCCCACGGTGGCCGACACCATCGCCAACGGCGCCTTCTACTACGGCCTGACCCGCGCCCTGGTCGACGACGACCGGCCGGTGTGGACGCGGATGTCCTTCTCGGTCGCCGAGGAGAACCTGCACACCGCCGCCCGTGACGGCATCGACGCCCGCCTGTACTGGCCGGGAGTGGGCGAGGTGCCGGTCACGGAACTGGTGCTGCGGCGGCTGCTGCCCCTCGCCCACCGGGGCCTGGAGCTGGCCGGCATGGACACGGAATGGCGTGAGCCGCTGCTCGGTGTCATCGAGCAGCGCTGCGTCACCGCCCGCAACGGCGCCGTGTGGCAGGTGGAGGCGGTCCACCAGCTGGAGAAGGCCGGCTGCGACCGCCAGGAGGCGCTGCGGCGGATGACGCTGATGTACAAGGACTACATGCACCTCAACGCACCCGCGCACACCTGGCCCGTGGACTGA
- a CDS encoding carbohydrate ABC transporter permease, with product MRPPRHPWLLTVIATAITAVFLLPVYWMVKTGLTRPDRVQTPDPQWVPSPVTGENYSTALGYEGLTRALLNSLVISCGVVALTLLLGVPLAYALARIRMRGSGAMVLALLVAQLPPAIVLAAPLFILERRAGLTDTYLGLIAADTTLTLPFTVIVLRPVLRAVSPELEEAALVDGCGLPGVLLRVVLPLMVPGVVAAAGLSFLIGWGEFLFGLTLADGPDVQPVTVLLNAFIGQHGASWGALMATATLISIPVVCVFAVFQRFIVGGLTAGSVRG from the coding sequence ATGAGACCACCGCGTCACCCCTGGCTGCTGACCGTGATCGCCACGGCGATCACCGCTGTCTTCCTGCTGCCGGTGTACTGGATGGTGAAGACCGGCCTCACCCGCCCCGACCGCGTCCAGACGCCGGACCCGCAGTGGGTGCCCAGCCCCGTGACCGGCGAGAACTACTCGACGGCACTCGGCTACGAGGGTCTGACCCGAGCCCTGCTCAACAGTCTCGTCATCTCCTGCGGGGTGGTCGCACTCACCCTGCTGCTCGGCGTCCCGCTCGCCTACGCGCTCGCCCGGATCCGGATGCGCGGCTCGGGCGCGATGGTGCTCGCGCTCCTCGTCGCACAGCTTCCGCCCGCCATCGTGCTCGCGGCCCCGCTGTTCATCCTCGAACGCCGGGCCGGTCTCACCGACACCTACCTGGGCTTGATCGCCGCCGACACCACGCTCACCCTGCCCTTCACGGTGATCGTGCTGCGTCCCGTGCTGCGCGCGGTCTCCCCGGAACTGGAGGAGGCGGCCCTCGTCGACGGCTGTGGACTGCCCGGGGTGCTGCTGCGGGTCGTGCTGCCGCTCATGGTGCCCGGGGTGGTCGCGGCGGCCGGACTGTCCTTCCTGATCGGCTGGGGGGAGTTCCTGTTCGGGCTCACGCTCGCCGACGGGCCCGACGTGCAGCCCGTCACCGTCCTGCTGAACGCCTTCATCGGGCAGCACGGGGCGTCCTGGGGCGCCCTGATGGCCACCGCCACCCTCATCAGCATCCCGGTGGTCTGCGTCTTCGCCGTCTTCCAGCGCTTCATCGTCGGCGGGCTCACCGCGGGCAGCGTGCGGGGGTGA
- a CDS encoding Gfo/Idh/MocA family oxidoreductase — protein sequence MGDAHRIGVVGLGVISRAYLDTLVGHSPVRVTAVADLDASRSAAVAAELPGVQALSVEELLSSPDVDTVLNLTVPAAHAEIALGAIAHGKHVYGEKPLAAELTDARAVLEAAAKAGVGVGCAPDTVLGTGVQTARAAVEAGAVGRPLFASAAMVTPGHERWHPQPDFYYKAGGGPLLDMGPYYLSSLVHLLGPVRAVIGASSRLRTERVIGSGPRAGERIPVEVDSHVSGVLEHEGGALTTITTSFDGVATTAAPIEVHGESGTLTVPDPNHFDGEVRLLELGGDTRWRTLPPSAGYVGAARGVGLVDFVTADGRRAARASGELALHVLETMTALLQSSAEGRRIELSTSVERPLPVPLTPPEKWR from the coding sequence GTGGGCGACGCGCACCGCATCGGCGTCGTAGGGCTCGGCGTCATCTCCCGCGCCTACCTGGACACGCTCGTCGGCCACTCCCCCGTGCGGGTCACCGCGGTCGCCGACCTGGACGCCTCCCGGTCGGCCGCGGTCGCCGCCGAACTGCCCGGCGTACAGGCGCTGTCCGTCGAGGAACTGCTGAGCAGCCCGGACGTGGACACGGTGCTGAACCTCACCGTGCCCGCGGCGCACGCCGAGATCGCCCTGGGTGCCATCGCCCACGGCAAGCACGTGTACGGCGAGAAACCGCTGGCCGCCGAACTCACCGACGCCCGCGCCGTCCTGGAGGCCGCGGCGAAGGCGGGGGTGGGTGTGGGGTGCGCGCCGGACACCGTCCTCGGCACCGGCGTCCAGACGGCACGGGCGGCGGTGGAGGCCGGGGCCGTCGGCCGCCCGCTGTTCGCGTCGGCCGCCATGGTCACCCCGGGCCACGAACGGTGGCATCCCCAACCGGACTTCTACTACAAGGCCGGCGGCGGCCCCCTGCTGGACATGGGGCCGTACTACCTGTCCTCCCTGGTGCATCTGCTGGGGCCCGTGCGCGCCGTGATCGGGGCGTCCAGCCGGCTCCGCACCGAGCGCGTCATCGGGTCCGGCCCGCGCGCGGGCGAACGGATCCCGGTCGAGGTGGACAGCCATGTCTCCGGGGTCCTCGAACACGAGGGCGGGGCCCTGACGACGATCACGACGAGCTTCGACGGCGTCGCCACCACGGCCGCGCCGATCGAGGTGCACGGCGAGAGCGGCACCCTCACGGTCCCGGACCCGAACCACTTCGACGGCGAGGTACGGCTCCTCGAACTCGGCGGCGACACGCGGTGGCGCACGCTCCCGCCGTCCGCGGGCTACGTCGGCGCCGCCCGGGGTGTGGGACTGGTCGACTTCGTCACCGCGGACGGGCGGCGGGCGGCGCGCGCGAGCGGCGAACTCGCCCTGCACGTACTGGAGACGATGACCGCGCTGCTCCAGTCCTCGGCCGAGGGACGGCGCATCGAGCTGTCGACGTCGGTCGAACGGCCTCTTCCGGTGCCGCTGACCCCGCCGGAGAAGTGGCGCTGA